ATTATCTTGCGCGTGCGTGGGTGAGAGGTTACTGCTGCTGAAGGTGGAGTGTTGTGAAAGATCGGGTCATAACAATATATCGAGCCTCATGGTTTGGTTCTTTCGTCAGAGTTCAGCTCGATCATGTTGCAATGGGGACTCACAGTGCTAGTAAACTTGAAGTGTGGCAGCATATGCCACCACAGAATGCATGAAAAGTAACCAAAGGAAAACATAGAGAACAATTTCCATTGACATACGACAACTCTGTAAACTATGAGCGCAGCGGATAATGCCAAAAATTCTGTGGTCACTGGCAGCCAGTCTTTATGGATGAAGACAAGGATCAACTTACAAGAAAAAGTGGAAAAGAAATCCTTCACTAATTATATCAGTTAAAAATGATCTGATCCTTTACTTGCTTCGAAGTAGATGGCGCACTGAACTACAAAACCTTGCTACTTTTGTTCAACCTATTTTTAAATCCATATTTATGATATGTTTCTATGTATCTGCAGGTGTGGTTTTACCAAGGGAAGATAGAGAGACATATCACCCTTCTGCGTGAACTACTATGAGTCTGTGATGCATCATCATCTTAGCTGTGAGTCCATTGTGTCTTGAGTGGAATCATGGCTCGAAAAGGAAGTCAGAGTAAAAGTGGTCCAAATCAGGCTTCACCTAACCGACAAAATACAGCTAATAGTGATATACTAAATACACCAGAAAGAGATGCAGTGCATGGTGAAGATCCAAGTTCACAATCAAATGGTTCTGGAGGAAACGGTGGCCAGAAAACAAGAAGCAACAAGAAGAATAACAGAAGCAATGGCACCTCATCCTTGGGTAAATCGGATGACAGAGCGTCATGCAAACAGCAATCAGTGGATATCAGTTATGATGTGAAAAATTCCGAAGAAAATGAGCTCCCTTCCAGCAGTACCAAAACAAGAAGAGATAGCAAGAAACCCTCACGGCGTGGCTGCGGCAAAAACTCATTGGTAGAACAAACTTCATTGCGTATTTGGAAAGAACACTTGATGGAGAAGACCAGGTGCATTGCTTGCATGGCTGCATCTTTTTTTAGAGCCTCCATGATGTACGTAATGGAAGAAAGCAAAGTATTTGTTGAGAGAAATAGGCCAGTCATCACAGCTTTCATGGCCATTGCAGAGAAAGGGCACACCTATGTCCTCAGGAAAATTGAGTATGTTTATCCTATTGTTCGGACCTGGATGTTTATTGCTGGAAAAATGATGCTGCTCTTGTTGACTGTTTGGTTAGACTGCAACATAAGGGGCTTTGATTCTTTGCTACGTCTGGGGACAAACTCCCTTCTTGCAGTACTTTGGTGCAGCATGCTGTCAATTTTTGCAATGATTGGGATAAAGAAAATGCTCATGTTCATGGTATGGCtcaactatgttttttttatctggtCAATGTTCAttttctgcacttccttctcATGAAAGTAAATGTATTTTCAGTAAAAGTTCTGATCACTAGTCTGTTTAATCATTGTAACATGTATAATTTCCTGCAGGCAACGATGCCTTTGTATGTTTTTATTATGCTCTCTTACTTGAAACTTAAAATCTTAATTGAAAGCAGATGTGCTTAGTGTCTTGTCAATCTTTTCATCTTTGCTTTTCTCTCTATGATCTAGGTGATTGCTGCTTCTGTGGTTGCCTTTGTTGGTCTTGGTTTTGCTGTCCTGATTGTGGCGTTGCTTGCGGTGGTGATCTTGTGGCTGTATGGAAGCTTTTGGACTACAAGCACTGTCATAGTCCTCGGAGGTCATATTCTACAACTTGTTTACCGTTCCTTTGAAATCAATCTTATTAAAGATTTCACAGCTTGTAAACTGCTCTAACGTTGCTTAAAATACAGGCgcttcatttttcttgaagCATGAACGATTTGCTCTCCTTGTCACCTGCCTATATTCGATGTATTGTGCAAGAAGCTACATTGGATGGCTTGGACTACTTTTGAGCCTGAATTTGTCTTTCATTTCAAGTGATGTTCTAGTCCATTTCCTGAGAAACAATTTAGACAGTGACAAATTTAATGATTCTTCAAGAAAGTCTGAGCGTAGTACAGGCAGATCAGGCAACTTCTTTGGAGAATTTCAGCAATCGTCAAAAGGTAGCACCTCGCAGTCTGGATATGCTCAATCATCTGATCGTGGCCCTGGTGATCCATCAACAAGTGGAGCTGACAAAGAGTTAAcatctgaagatgaagtggCTCGTTTACTAAGCTGCACTGATCATTATTCAGCATTTG
This is a stretch of genomic DNA from Brachypodium distachyon strain Bd21 chromosome 1, Brachypodium_distachyon_v3.0, whole genome shotgun sequence. It encodes these proteins:
- the LOC100846891 gene encoding uncharacterized protein LOC100846891 is translated as MARKGSQSKSGPNQASPNRQNTANSDILNTPERDAVHGEDPSSQSNGSGGNGGQKTRSNKKNNRSNGTSSLGKSDDRASCKQQSVDISYDVKNSEENELPSSSTKTRRDSKKPSRRGCGKNSLVEQTSLRIWKEHLMEKTRCIACMAASFFRASMMYVMEESKVFVERNRPVITAFMAIAEKGHTYVLRKIEYVYPIVRTWMFIAGKMMLLLLTVWLDCNIRGFDSLLRLGTNSLLAVLWCSMLSIFAMIGIKKMLMFMVIAASVVAFVGLGFAVLIVALLAVVILWLYGSFWTTSTVIVLGGASFFLKHERFALLVTCLYSMYCARSYIGWLGLLLSLNLSFISSDVLVHFLRNNLDSDKFNDSSRKSERSTGRSGNFFGEFQQSSKGSTSQSGYAQSSDRGPGDPSTSGADKELTSEDEVARLLSCTDHYSAFGLRPYENIDASLLKREYKKKAMLVHPDKNMGNDKAADAFKKLQNAYEVLLDSLKRKTYDDELRREELLNYFRRFQSASQKKGRPGAFQQGFSPSEGVDEGPSGLSRRIACKKCGDFHLWVYTGRAKLQARWCQDCKEFHQAKDGDGWVEQSFQPVLFGMLHTPDSPHAYVCAESNIFDVTEWFSCQGMKCPANTHKPSFHVNASLAKQGGGKGGTSGARGGGVPNVPNMDAGMDEEFFEWLQNAVQSGMFETGVQGEPPSPGSESNAKGSSGGGGSSNKKKRKGKKQW